The following are encoded together in the Pseudomonas sp. IB20 genome:
- a CDS encoding metallothionein, whose amino-acid sequence MPDTTCACPHCKCVLGADAVMKDGKGYCCQGCAEHHAHGEPCAAATGCECAKSANG is encoded by the coding sequence ATGCCAGATACAACCTGTGCCTGCCCACACTGCAAATGTGTACTCGGCGCCGACGCGGTAATGAAGGACGGTAAGGGCTATTGCTGCCAGGGCTGCGCCGAGCACCATGCGCATGGTGAGCCGTGCGCAGCGGCGACGGGCTGTGAGTGCGCCAAGTCCGCCAACGGCTAA